From Acropora muricata isolate sample 2 chromosome 14, ASM3666990v1, whole genome shotgun sequence, one genomic window encodes:
- the LOC136897535 gene encoding uncharacterized protein, with protein MTLAKFMQHVEETFCDLHFDPVTIDHIYKATTLIVQHVVDDIGRIKSHLTVKEVLSIGSFPEGTKIGSPNEFDFMACLDFLSRRETVRIEGSEGCKPGYMVAFLNSHGESMLEMTRPLYDDICCIHHQGLRAEYETTLKEVTKSLSMKKIVTPHGFLVIKDSRFLTLKLEWHKFKVEYNGSEIYSGLCEQDMPFETSYLLDIDVDIMPAISVEDFSLLSDLHGFPKHITGVVEKLKFHLVCKVSGQQPHVPYLHISHAPTDVFLVNHLHPIHKQCYKVLKYLLTHGTHVNQPQAAINLSSYMFKTAVLYHEFDKLCTGTPDIVKCCVEIVSYIRDRLSKGVFPSFLMRSINVWGQCYTLPDSLHWSLTNLDPDICSFDWCLVLWFQLLRQCLAKALKIFQNIEMQVQIIEEESNSECNSTSLDNSLSNSLPLTQVLAKYVPNRYDPFLDEFAVLRKDMLVITTKFSQGAVSVVAKPPSDRVWELVLPKFPEFLNRIEIKCNRKVSIPRETLEEVNSPVQ; from the coding sequence ATGACACTCGCAAAATTTATGCAACATGTTGAAGAGACTTTTTGTGACCTGCATTTTGACCCTGTAACCATTGATCACATATACAAAGCAACAACTCTGATTGTGCAGCATGTGGTGGATGACATAGGGAGAATTAAGTCGCACCTTACAGTTAAGGAAGTCCTTAGTATTGGCAGTTTTCCTGAGGGAACTAAGATTGGTTCTCCAAATGAGTTTGACTTTATGGCATGTTTAGATTTTCTCTCTCGGAGGGAAACTGTACGGATAGAGGGTAGCGAAGGATGCAAGCCAGGTTACATGGTGGCTTTCCTCAATAGTCATGGTGAGTCCATGTTGGAAATGACTAGGCCGCTCTACGACGACATTTGCTGCATCCACCACCAGGGGCTTCGCGCAGAGTATGAGACCACTCTCAAAGAGGTTACAAAATCACTGTCAATGAAGAAAATTGTGACTCCACATGGTTTCCTGGTCATAAAAGATTCACGGTTTTTAACCCTAAAACTGGAGTGGCACAAGTTCAAGGTTGAGTACAATGGTTCTGAAATATACAGTGGACTTTGTGAACAAGATATGCCATTTGAGACATCCTATTTACTAGATATTGATGTGGATATTATGCCAGCAATTTCTGTGGAGGACTTTTCTCTTCTGAGCGACCTTCATGGGTTTCCTAAGCACATAACTGGAGTAGTAGAAAAACTAAAGTTTCATCTGGTGTGCAAAGTATCTGGCCAGCAACCACATGTTCCCTATCTTCATATTTCGCATGCTCCTACGGACGTTTTCCTTGTAAACCATCTGCACCCAATCCATAAACAATGCTACAAAGTACTGAAATATCTTTTAACACATGGTACGCACGTCAACCAACCTCAAGCAGCCATTAACTTGTCATCCTACATGTTTAAAACTGCAGTACTTTACCATGAATTTGACAAGCTGTGCACAGGGACTCCAGACATTGTAAAATGTTGCGTAGAGATTGTATCTTACATCAGAGACAGGTTAAGTAAGGGGGTTTTTCCCTCATTCCTAATGAGGTCAATAAATGTTTGGGGTCAGTGTTACACACTCCCTGATTCACTTCACTGGAGCCTAACAAATCTGGATCCAGACATTTGTTCTTTTGATTGGTGTTTAGTTTTGTGGTTTCAATTGTTGAGGCAATGTCTTGCCAAGGctctgaaaatatttcaaaacataGAAATGCAAGTACAAATTATTGAGGAAGAATCCAACAGCGAATGTAACAGCACTTCACTGGATAATTCTTTGTCAAACTCCTTGCCTTTGACTCAGGTTTTAGCGAAATATGTTCCAAATAGGTATGATCCATTTTTAGATGAGTTTGCAGTGTTAAGAAAGGATATGTTAGTCATCACAACCAAGTTTTCTCAAGGTGCTGTTAGTGTGGTTGCCAAACCTCCTTCAGACAGAGTTTGGGAACTGGTTCTGCCTAAATTTCCAGAATTTCTCAACAGAATTGAAATCAAATGCAACAGAAAAGTAAGCATCCCAAGAGAAACTCTTGAAGAAGTGAATTCACCAGTTCAGTAA
- the LOC136897538 gene encoding retinol dehydrogenase 8-like yields the protein MTARVVLISGCSSGIGLATAVHLAKDAEKRFKVYATMRNLGKKAQLEEEGKEFLGDTLIIKQMDVCSDEAVSKAVKEILATEGKIDVLFNNAGIGLWAALECTPIDMAKEMYEVNFFGALRLIQSVMPSMKARQSGHIINNSSHLGIVGTPFNALYCSTKFALEGLTEAIAPTLLHFNIKCSLVEEGPVATAAIINSRNWASSHDMPPTDQKTQELFGRFAAKMQQQFKTTAQNSDEIAEIVKNIILCEKPSLRYQTNEKYNPHEVKGKLFDPTGNNTVEMMQAFLAEEQ from the exons ATGACTGCCAGGGTAGTGTTAATCTCGGGTTGTTCCAGTGGCATTGGACTCGCCACTGCTGTGCATCTCGCCAAGGATGCTGAGAAACGCTTCAAGGTTTACGCCACCATGAGAAATCTAGGGAAGAAAGCACAACTGGAGGAAGAGGGAAAGGAATTTTTAGGAGATACACTGATCATAAAACAGATGGACGTTTGCAGTGATGAAGCAGTTAGCAAAGCTGTAAAAGAAATCCTCGCCACGGAAGGAAAGATTGATGTATTGT TCAACAACGCTGGGATTGGCTTGTGGGCTGCCCTGGAATGCACGCCCATTGACATGGCAAAGGAAATGTACGAAGTCAATTTCTTTGGCGCCTTGAGGTTGATCCAATCAGTGATGCCGAGCATGAAAGCGAGGCAAAGCGGCCACATCATTAATAATAGTAGCCACCTTGGAATTGTGGGTACACCATTCAACGCTTTGTACTGTTCAACAAAATTTGCCTTGGAGGGACTCACTGAAGCGATCGCCCCGACATTACTACACTTTAACATCAA ATGCAGTCTCGTTGAAGAGGGCCCTGTGGCAACAGCCGCGATTATAAATTCCAGGAACTGGGCGTCGTCTCACGATATGCCACCCACTGACCAAAAGACACAGGAGCTGTTTGGCAGGTTTGCAGCGAAAATGCAGCAACAATTCAAGACCACAGCGCAGAATTCAGATGAGATTGCGGAAATCGTAAAGAACATCATTCTTTGTGAGAAACCCAGCTTACGGTACCAAACAAACGAGAAGTATAACCCGCATGAAGTCAAAGGGAAACTTTTCGACCCAACCGGAAATAACACAGTAGAAATGATGCAAGCATTTCTTGCTGAAGAGCAGTAA
- the LOC136897537 gene encoding retinol dehydrogenase 8-like: protein MASEPKHVVLISGCSSGIGLATAVHLAKDPEHRFKVYATMRNLKKKDKLEEVGGECVNKTLFIKQMDVSSDESVERAVKEIQETDKRIDVLFNNAGLGLFGILETIPIEKAQQMFDVVFFGAIRTIKAVLPAMKLRGAGLILQNSSLFGLVGVPFSELYCAAKFALEGFIESLAPTLLNFDIRCVLMEPGPVASSFGENLSVQSQDIDYAKADPKSMELMKMFERNVGKRVKNTQQTSEDIAIMVEEVILNKKTDQLRYPTNMKYGPDEMAAKFVNVEGVGLAELLKKNYFGE, encoded by the exons ATGGCATCCGAACCCAAACACGTCGTGTTAATCTCGGGTTGTTCCAGCGGGATTGGACTCGCTACTGCAGTTCATCTCGCGAAAGATCCCGAGCACCGCTTCAAGGTTTACGCTACCATGAGAAACCTCAAGAAGAAAGATAAACTGGAGGAAGTTGGAGGGGAATGTGTGAACAAAACACTTTTCATCAAACAGATGGATGTCTCAAGTGACGAATCCGTGGAGAGAGCTGTCAAGGAAATTCAAGAAACCGACAAGAGAATTGATGTGCTGT ttaACAACGCTGGCTTGGGTCTGTTTGGAATCTTGGAGACTATTCCCATTGAAAAAGCTCAGCAAATGTTTGATGTTGTGTTCTTTGGAGCCATCCGGACTATTAAAGCTGTTCTTCCTGCCATGAAACTCAGGGGAGCTGGTTTGATTCTGCAAAACAGTAGCCTCTTTGGTCTTGTTGGAGTGCCTTTCTCAGAGCTGTACTGTGCGGCCAAGTTTGCATTGGAGGGTTTCATTGAATCGTTGGCCCCAACTTTGCTGAACTTCGACATCAG GTGTGTTTTAATGGAGCCAGGGCCAGTCGCGTCCTCTTTTGGCGAAAACTTAAGCGTACAATCCCAGGACATCGACTACGCGAAAGCCGATCCGAAGAGTATGGAATTGATGAAGATGTTTGAAAGGAATGTTGGCAAGAGAGTGAAAAACACTCAGCAGACCTCAGAAGATATCGCCATAATGGTAGAGGAAGTCATTTTGAACAAGAAGACAGACCAGCTACGCTACCCTACGAATATGAAATACGGTCCGGATGAAATGGCCGCTAAATTTGTCAACGTCGAAGGCGTGGGATTGGCAGAGTTGCTCAAAAAGAATTACTTCGGCGAATAA